The window CCACACCAACTTTCACCAATACAGTCAATACTACGGTGCCGGATTTCTGGCAAAGCCGCTCTGTGCCTACGGCCGGTGGTTCCACAACCGGACAGCAATCACCCTGGTACCCACGAAGAAAATGCAACTGGTCGCCTCAGACATGGGCATCACGCCGACCGGCATCTGGAGCCGTGGAGTTGATTGTTCCCGTTTTGCACCATACAAGCGGGACGAATCCCTGCGCGCGACCTGGGGACTCAGGGAAAACGACCGGGCAGTACTTTATGTGGGCCGATTGGCCGCAGAAAAAAATCTTCGCATGGCCGTATCCTGCTTCGAACGCATCCGCAAACTGTATCCCCGGACCAGGTTTGTGCTGGTGGGTGATGGCCCCATGCGCAAGCTGCTATCCGAAAAGCACCCGGATTATATCTTCTGTGGTACCCGGCAAGGCGAGGATCTCGCTCGCCACTACGCCTCCGGAGACATTTTCCTGTTCCCCAGCAAAACCGACACATTCGGCAACGTTGTTCTGGAAGCAATGGCCAGCGGCCTTGCCGTCGTTGCCTACGACGATGCTGCCGCCAGCGAGCACATCCGTCACTCAGAAAACGGGATGAAGGCACCACTTACCATGGATGAAAGGTTTGTCGACGGAGCCCTCCGGCTGACGAACCAGCCCAGCCTGCTTAACCGCATCCGTACCCAGGCACGCCTGGATGCTCTTCAGCTGCGCTGGGATTCTCAGGTCAGACAATTTGAACAACTGGTGTTAAGCCAAAGCCCAAAGGTCCAATACTATGCGCCCAGTAAGCACAGCCGCCCGCTTCTTTGAATTAGCGGATCAACGCGAATACGCTTGTTGTCAGTTCATTAATCAGATGGTCCGGTTCCGGCTGGTGCTGCGTTATTTCCAGCTCATGAGCCGAATGGGCGACGGCTGGTTCTGGTACGCACTCATCCTTGCCATTCCCTTTATGAGGCCCGGAGCCGGGCCAGGTATCGCGTTACTGATGACGCTGACAGGGCTTGCGTGCACGCTGACG is drawn from Marinobacter sp. ANT_B65 and contains these coding sequences:
- a CDS encoding glycosyltransferase family 4 protein; amino-acid sequence: MTRTSQASRRIQHITIVSETFPPEVNGVANTLRHLCQGLTKNGHKVTVVRPRQRHESKNTESDANHSLFSHEYVVTGVPLPGYADLRFGLVSSRDLRRLWQTDRPDAIYVATQGPLGVAAVSAAKKIGLPVSSGFHTNFHQYSQYYGAGFLAKPLCAYGRWFHNRTAITLVPTKKMQLVASDMGITPTGIWSRGVDCSRFAPYKRDESLRATWGLRENDRAVLYVGRLAAEKNLRMAVSCFERIRKLYPRTRFVLVGDGPMRKLLSEKHPDYIFCGTRQGEDLARHYASGDIFLFPSKTDTFGNVVLEAMASGLAVVAYDDAAASEHIRHSENGMKAPLTMDERFVDGALRLTNQPSLLNRIRTQARLDALQLRWDSQVRQFEQLVLSQSPKVQYYAPSKHSRPLL